One region of Streptomyces sp. CG4 genomic DNA includes:
- a CDS encoding NYN domain-containing protein, whose translation MVETAGGGPGDGTAEVLDRPLPDGVRRRVVQIVSDGFGGLTVTELPAQLRQYARFAPNRRAKFAGNAMAAALETDALFRQRIGEKLREAQPELTGALDSGSPPPAADPLDVAAAAYVLRPAGWVKLVTAAGEEAQRVDAERADEESRAELERLRAELAQARDHTRAETERLRAELESARKEAESLHRKLRAAHSDVKRGEAALRKAHGEIDAVRAEAQTQVSAAESESRRLKARLGEAEAALEATRRAAREGRSVEDMRVRLLLDTLLEATQGLRRELALPPVSVRPAETVDAVEPGRMTPKDIAARALSENDPAILDQLLALPQAHLVVDGYNVTKTGYPQMPLEKQRLRLLGQLSALAAQTGAEVTCVFDGAELAAPVLLAPPRGVRVLFSKPGVTADELIRQLVRAEPPGRPVIVASTDREVADGVARAGARPVASAVLLKRLS comes from the coding sequence ATGGTGGAGACCGCAGGCGGGGGGCCGGGCGACGGCACCGCTGAGGTGCTTGACCGTCCGCTGCCCGACGGCGTGCGCCGACGGGTCGTGCAGATCGTCTCGGACGGCTTCGGCGGCCTGACCGTGACGGAACTGCCCGCCCAGCTGAGGCAGTACGCCCGGTTCGCCCCCAATCGCCGGGCGAAGTTCGCCGGCAACGCGATGGCGGCGGCGCTGGAGACCGATGCGCTGTTCCGGCAGCGGATCGGGGAGAAGCTCAGAGAGGCCCAGCCGGAACTCACCGGCGCCCTCGACTCCGGCTCCCCGCCCCCGGCCGCGGACCCGCTCGACGTGGCGGCCGCGGCCTACGTACTGCGCCCGGCGGGCTGGGTGAAGCTGGTCACCGCGGCCGGCGAGGAGGCCCAGCGCGTCGACGCCGAGCGCGCGGACGAGGAGAGCCGGGCCGAGCTGGAGCGGCTGCGCGCCGAGCTGGCCCAGGCCCGCGACCACACCCGCGCCGAGACCGAACGGCTGCGCGCGGAGCTGGAGTCGGCGAGGAAGGAAGCGGAATCGCTTCACCGCAAGCTCCGCGCCGCCCACAGCGACGTCAAGCGGGGCGAGGCCGCACTGCGCAAGGCGCACGGCGAGATCGACGCGGTACGGGCCGAGGCGCAGACGCAGGTGTCGGCCGCCGAGAGCGAGTCCCGCCGGCTCAAGGCACGCCTGGGCGAGGCCGAGGCGGCCCTCGAGGCCACCCGCCGGGCGGCCCGCGAGGGCCGCAGCGTGGAGGACATGCGGGTACGGCTGCTGCTGGACACCCTGCTGGAGGCCACCCAGGGGCTGCGCCGCGAACTCGCCCTGCCGCCCGTGTCCGTGCGGCCCGCCGAGACCGTGGACGCGGTCGAACCGGGACGTATGACACCGAAGGACATCGCGGCCCGGGCCCTGTCCGAAAATGATCCAGCCATCCTCGACCAGCTGCTCGCGCTGCCCCAGGCGCATCTGGTGGTCGACGGCTACAACGTCACCAAGACCGGCTATCCGCAGATGCCGCTGGAGAAGCAGCGCCTCAGGCTGCTGGGCCAGCTCTCGGCGCTCGCCGCGCAGACCGGCGCCGAGGTGACATGCGTCTTCGACGGCGCCGAACTGGCCGCGCCGGTGCTGCTCGCGCCGCCGCGCGGGGTGCGCGTGCTGTTCTCCAAGCCGGGCGTCACGGCGGACGAGCTGATCCGCCAGCTGGTGCGCGCGGAGCCGCCGGGCCGTCCGGTCATCGTCGCCTCCACCGACCGCGAGGTGGCCGACGGGGTCGCCAGGGCCGGTGCCCGCCCGGTCGCGTCTGCGGTGCTTCTCAAGCGACTGTCCTGA
- a CDS encoding NlpC/P60 family protein, translating into MASHRRPKQQSRARVTVLTTAAAAAVVLSANAANAAPSQKLSKDQVKAKVDDLYGKAEQATEKFNGAKEKQQKLQKDISTIQDNVARGQQDLNKLRDGLGSLATSQYRSGGIDPSVQLFLSSNPDDFLDKASTLDQLSAQQVDALKKIQDKQRELAQERAEASEKLKDLSATRAQLEQNKKDVQSKLADAQKLLNTLTAKEKADLAAEQQRADRSSSQRVDLGNTPPASGRAAAAFSAAQSQIGKPYVYGATGTASYDCSGLTSWAYAQAGISIPRTSQEQATIGTRIDSANDLQVGDLVFFYGDIHHVGLYAGNGQVLHAPHTGAVVRYESMSDMPFQFGVRV; encoded by the coding sequence GTGGCGTCCCACCGTCGACCCAAGCAGCAGAGTCGCGCTCGCGTGACCGTGCTGACCACTGCCGCTGCCGCCGCTGTCGTGCTGAGCGCGAACGCCGCCAACGCCGCGCCGAGCCAGAAGCTCAGCAAGGACCAGGTAAAGGCCAAGGTAGACGACCTCTACGGGAAGGCCGAGCAGGCCACCGAGAAGTTCAACGGGGCGAAGGAGAAGCAGCAGAAGCTGCAGAAGGACATATCCACCATCCAGGACAATGTCGCGCGAGGTCAGCAGGACCTCAACAAGCTGCGCGACGGCCTGGGTTCGCTGGCCACCTCGCAGTACCGCTCCGGTGGCATCGACCCCTCGGTCCAGCTCTTCCTGTCCTCCAATCCGGACGACTTCCTGGACAAGGCCTCCACGCTCGACCAGTTGAGCGCGCAGCAGGTCGACGCCCTGAAGAAGATTCAGGACAAACAGCGCGAACTGGCCCAGGAGCGGGCCGAGGCCAGCGAGAAGCTCAAGGACCTCTCCGCCACCCGCGCCCAGCTGGAGCAGAACAAGAAGGACGTCCAGAGCAAGCTCGCCGACGCGCAGAAGCTGCTCAACACCCTGACCGCCAAGGAGAAGGCGGACCTGGCCGCCGAGCAGCAGCGGGCCGACCGCTCCTCCAGCCAGCGGGTCGACCTCGGCAACACGCCGCCCGCCTCCGGCCGGGCCGCGGCCGCCTTCTCGGCCGCCCAGTCGCAGATCGGCAAGCCGTACGTCTACGGCGCCACCGGCACCGCCTCCTACGACTGCTCGGGCCTGACCTCCTGGGCCTACGCCCAGGCCGGCATCTCCATCCCGCGCACCTCCCAGGAGCAGGCGACCATAGGGACCCGGATCGACTCGGCGAACGACCTGCAGGTCGGCGACCTGGTGTTCTTCTACGGCGACATCCACCACGTCGGTCTGTACGCGGGCAACGGCCAGGTGCTGCACGCCCCGCACACCGGCGCCGTGGTCCGCTACGAGTCGATGTCCGACATGCCGTTCCAGTTCGGCGTCCGGGTCTGA